The following are encoded together in the Hippoglossus stenolepis isolate QCI-W04-F060 chromosome 12, HSTE1.2, whole genome shotgun sequence genome:
- the lrrc18a gene encoding leucine-rich repeat-containing protein 18: protein MPKGKEAKGTKVTLRAAKKAIRMTPDGRRRLTLSNMGITIFPKCLLKLTNVDELDLSRNLIRKLPDNFGNFSSLRWLDLHSNKLESVPESIGDLVALTHLNLSNNFLTSAGLPSTLGSLTSLTCLNLGMNKLDTLPPTMAALESLQELGLFDNLFINLPDFLQVLKHLTKLNMKRNPLSYVQKDGEETLQRKTEREEEVHLVSENKLCRPCLRRCKDQRKRLTGLLVSAQLADTLYHDMIEEKRIRTYAGLMVPNSVAAVNQDVWRIRAVEQETIKGHKELLQ from the coding sequence ATGCCCAAAGGAAAGGAAGCTAAAGGGACTAAGGTCACCCTCAGGGCCGCCAAAAAGGCGATACGGATGACACCAGATGGACGACGCAGACTGACCCTTAGCAACATGGGTATAACCATCTTCCCAAAGTGTCTCCTCAAGCTGACCAACGTAGATGAGTTGGACCTCAGCCGCAACCTGATAAGGAAACTCCCAGACAACTTTGGGAACTTCTCATCACTCAGATGGCTTGATCTGCACAGCAACAAACTGGAGTCTGTGCCAGAGTCAATCGGCGACCTGGTGGCGCTGACTCACCTCAACCTCTCTAACAACTTCCTAACCTCGGCAGGTTTACCCTCCACTCTGGGTTCTCTCACCAGTCTGACGTGTCTCAATCTGGGGATGAACAAGCTGGACACCCTACCTCCCACTATGGCGGCTCTAGAGAGTCTCCAAGAGTTAGGCCTGTTTGACAACCTCTTCATCAACCTACCAGACTTTCTGCAGGTCCTAAAACACCTCACCAAATTGAACATGAAACGAAATCCTCTATCGTATGTTCAGAAGGATGGTGAGGAGACGCTACAGAGAAAAACTGAACGAGAGGAAGAAGTGCACCTAGTATCTGAGAACAAGCTGTGCAGGCCATGCTTAAGAAGATGTAAAGACCAGAGGAAAAGGCTTACTGGCTTACTTGTATCAGCCCAACTGGCTGATACATTGTATCATGATATGATTGAGGAGAAAAGGATAAGGACTTATGCAGGACTGATGGTGCCAAACTCAGTAGCTGCAGTCAATCAGGATGTGTGGAGAATCAGAGCGGTGGAGCAAGAGACAATTAAAGGACACAAAGAACTGTTGCAATAA